GTTTATTTACAAGATCTAATGTGTTACGGAGTTGAGCAATGGGTGAACGAAGATCATGCGCAATGATCGAAAAGAGTTTTTCTTTAGTTGTATTCGATTCAGACAGTTCAGCATTTTTTTTCTCGAGGTTCAATTGACTTTCTTGCAACTCTTTTTCATAAAAGATCTGTTCATATCGATAGTAGAGTAACCCAAGAAAAGCCAGGATCAAGGCACTGGTCATATTGATATTGACCCTGTATTCAGGAAACGCTTCGATCATCCAGATAGTGGTATCGGTAATTCGTATGAACACAAAACAAAAAATAGTAATTGCAGAGAGGAGGGTGATCAGGATAGGGCGTTTGAAGATAATATTGATGATCACCAAATTTGCGATCAGAAAATATTCATTCCCATTTTGAAATTTAATAGCGCTTAAACAGATACTGGCTGTTGACAGAATATTTAGGATCAAACGAGCCGTTTGTATGTATTTATAATAGTTGATAAAGAGAAAGATCAATCCTCCTGTCGTATTCAAGGTTAATAAGCCTACATTCCAATAATGGCCTTCATAAATATTGATGGGAATGAAAATAAGGTTATGAAGCATTCCTAATGTAACACAAAGATTCAGCACCCTTGTTTTCTTCAATTCAATGGGGTCTAATGCAGCGTGAATACCAATATCTAAGATGCTTCTTATTGCTCTAGGGATGTACATACAGGGGTCACAAATATCGTTCTTGAAAATTAAGTCATCTACTGAGAAAACTCTTGTTTATTTTTGCTCTTTATGAACAAATTCTTGATCGTTGGGCTAGGTAATATTGGCGAAGAGTACAAGCATACCCGTCATAACATTGGATTTGATGTGGTGAGCGCATTTGTGTTGAAGCATGGGGGCTTTTTTAAGCTGGATCGTTTGGCAGAAGTAGCGGAAGTGAAATGGAAAGGCCGTTTATTTATTTGTATCAAACCCACCACTTATATGAATTTAAGTGGGAAAGCGATGAAGTACTGGATGGATAAAGAGGGGGTTGATATTTCCAGGACACTTACCATTGTAGATGATCTCGCATTACCTTTGAGCAAATTGAGGTTGAGGGGATCCGGTTCGGATGCCGGTCATAATGGATTGAAGGATATTCAACTTACTTTAGGCACTGACCAATACCCCAAACTGCGTTTTGGTATTGGTAACCAGTTCCCGAAAGGTCGACAGGTAGAATTTGTGCTGGGCAAATGGTTGCCGGATGAACAAAAGATCATTCAGGCAAAGATTGATAGATCCGTGGAGATCATAGAGTCATTTGCTACTGTTGGGTTAGAGAAAACCATGAGTCAGGTAAATAACCTGAATTTTTTATAATATAAGTCTGTTTCAGACGTTATTCTTTCATAAGATTTGTCCATGATCCTGTGAAAAACATCAGACCTTTTTAGGAACAGATGTTTTTGATGTCTGGTTAACATGATAAACGTACGAGTATGAAAATTTTTTGTGTAGGCAGGAATTATGCAGATCATGCAAAGGAACTGGGAAATGCAGTTCCTGAGGAGCCTGTTATTTTCATGAAGCCGAAATCTGCACTTCTTCAACCCAATGCTCCTTTTTATTATCCTGAGTTTACCAATGAGTTACACTATGAAGCTGAATTGGTACTGAGGATCTCTAAAAATGGTAAATACGTTCAAGAACATCAGGCATCTAAATATTATGATGCGATTACCGTAGGAATTGATTTTACAGCGAGAGATATCCAGGCAGAACTGAAAAAGAAAGGGTTGCCCTGGGAGAAAGCCAAAGCATGGGATCAGTCTGCAGTTGTAGGCAAATGGGTACCTATTCAACCGGAACTCATGCGTTCACCGATACAGTTCTCTATGAAAAAAAATAAAGAACTGGTTCAGGACGGAAATACTTCTCACATGATCTTTTCCTGTGATTATATTGTGGCTCATATATCACAGTATTTTTCACTCAATATTGGTGATCTGATCTTTACCGGAACTCCTTCAGGAGTAGGTGAGTGTGTGGTTGGAGATATTTTGGAAGGTTATCTCAAGGAAGAAAAAATGTTTGAATTAGAGATCAAATAATCATCAGGAAAAAGAAGATCGTCTTAATTAATGCTTACCCCGGAATTACTTCTCAAGGCATATCAACTCATGGTCACCGCAAAGTCCATGTGTGATACTTATGATGCCAATAGACAGATCTGTAAATATGTACATTCTACTTCTCGCGGACATGAAGCCATTCAACTCGCAACTGGTATGCAATTGCTGCCTTGCGATTGGGTGAGCCCTTATTATAGAGATGATAGTATCATGTTATCCATCGGTTTTCAACCGTATGAACTAATGCTTCAACTGTTGGCCAAAAAAGAAGATCCCTTTTCCGGGGGAAGATCTTATTACTGTCATCCTAGCAGCAGAGATGAAAATCGTCCCTTCATTATTCATCAAAGTAGTGCCACCGGTATGCAGGCCATTCCAACAACAGGATTGGCGCAGGGTATTCAATATTTAGAAAAGACACAGCATAATAAAATGCCCACTACCGACGGTCAATTACCGATAGTAGTTTGTTCTTTAGGGGATGGAAGTGTTACAGAAGGTGAGGTCAGTGAAGCCTTACAGTTTGCGGTACTCAAGCAATTGCCGATCATATACCTGGTACAGGATAATCAATGGAGCATCAGTGCTTCTGCGGAAGAAGTGAGAGCTATGAATGCCTATGATTATGCACAAGGGTTTAAAGGGTTAAGAAGATGGCAGTGTGATGGCAGTGATTTTATTCGCAGTTATGAAACCATGGCGGAAGCCATTGCATATACAAGAACGGAAAGAAAACCTGCATTGGTTCATGCTAAAGTGCCTTTATTAGGACATCATACCAGTGGTGTACGAAGAGAGTTTTACAGAAGCAGGGAAGATTTATTGAAGCATGGATTGTATGACCCACTTCCCAAATTAAGATTATTACTTACTGATGTAGGAATTGCAGAACATGTGATCACAGATATTGAGAAGCAGGCGGAAGAGAAAGTACAGGCAGATTTTCAACGTGCACAAACAGCACCGGATCCCGATCCGCGTTCGGTTGAAGAACATGTTTTTGCTCCTACACCTATTACCGAAGAAAAAGGGCAACGTAGTCCTAAGAATGGTGAGAAAGTTTTGATGGTAGATGCAGCATTACATGCTATTGAAGAACTGATGGAAGAATATCCTGAAGCAATTCTATATGGTCAGGACGTAGGCGCCCGTTTGGGTGGTGTATTCAGAGAAGCAGCAACATTGGGTGAAAAATTTGGAGAGCATCGTGTTTTTAATACCGCAATTCAGGAAGCCTATATTGTAGGTTCTACTGCGGGGCTCTCTGCACTTGGTATCAAGCCCATGGTAGAAGTACAGTTTGCTGATTATATCTATCCAGGCTTCAATCAATTGGTAACAGAATTATCAAAATCTTGCTATCTCTCTAATGGCAAATTCCCTGTAGGGATGGTCTTAAGAGTGCCAACCGGTGCTTATGGAGGGGGAGGACCTTATCACAGTGGTAGTGTGGAAAGTACTTTACTAACCATTAAGGGGATTAAAGTGGTGTATCCATCGAATACCGCTGATATGAAGGGTTTACTCAAGGCAGCATTTCATGATCCCAATCCGGTGGTCATGCTGGAGCACAAGGGATTGTATTGGAGTAAAGTACCCGGCACAGAAGATGCAAAAATGGTAGAGCCTTCGCGTGATTATCTGTTGCCATTGGGTAAGGCTAATATTGTGTTGGCTGCTGATATTTCTCGTGTGAAAAAGGGGGAAACGGTTTGTATCATCACCTATGGAATGGGTGTTTATTGGGCAAAAGCTGCCGCGGCTCAGTTCCCCGGACAGGTTGAGATCGTTGATTTAAGAACCCTGCATCCATTAGATGAAGAAATGATCTTTAACCAGGTCAAAAAACATGGCAAAGTGCTGGTTTTAAGCGAGGAGCAACAAAATAATTCCTTTGCAGAAGCATTGGCCCTACGCATTACCAACCACTGCTATCATTTTCTGGATGCCCGTGTAGAAGTGATGGGGGCATTGAACCTGCCTGCGGTACCTATTAATCTGGTCTTAGAAGCCGCCATGCTCCCCAATGCCCAAACCGTTCAAGAACGGATCGCTAAATTGTTGGCATACTAAGTATGAACCCCTATATTTGCACCCCGTAAATGAAAATTTACACATGGCGGGGTAGCTCAGGTGGTTAGAGCGTTGGATTCATAACCCAAAGGTCTCGGGTTCAACTCCCGATCCCGCTACGATATAAGGAGCCTTCTCATCAAGGCTCTTTTTTTGTTCATAACCTAAAGATCTCGGGCCGAGACGATTAGCTTTTGTATGTATAGTTAAAAATTTTATTAACTTTCTTATATCGGAGTTTGGTAATGCTTATTTTATCGAAGTATATAGTTATTAAACTTAGTCTATGATTAGTTTTATAAAGATTCGATCTGTAGGTAAGCGGATAGCTATATCAATTGGTTTATTATTCTGCATTGCTTTTTTAGACCTATTTATTTCTCCAGAAGTAACAATTGCTCCACTTTATGTAATTCCACTTATATTATTTGCTGACGAGGAGCGAATTTCTAGTACCTATTGTATTTTGTTTGCTATTCTAATTCCATTTATCTGGTCATTTATTGATTATCATAAACATGATTATACCAAGGAACTTTTTCATATTGTAAATGCTTTAACCAAAGGGTTTTTAACTGTTATTTTAGTCATCGGGATTAGGCAGTACAAATTTTTGAAAGCTACTAAAATTGAATTAGCTGCTTCAAAAGAAAGTTTAGAGCAAACCAATAGTGAACTAAATAAGTTCATAGGTATGGCAGCACATGACATACGAAATCCAATAGGATCAATATTAATGTGTACTGAAATGATGTTAGAAGATGAGAATACAGCAGAAGAATCTAAAGAATGGTTAAGCATGATTCGCATAACTGCTCAAAATTCCTTGGATATTGTTTCTGATACTTTAAATATCAGTAAGATTCAGTCAGGTACAATCGATTTAGTCATTCAGAAACTTGACTATAAACAGCTTATTAATGATGTTGTTGTATCCAATCAATTTATGGCTAATCAGAAGGGACAAAAAATCATTGTTAAGGCAGAGGATACTCAATTAGAAGTTAATTGTGATAAAGGTAGAATTACGCAAGTTCTAAATAATTTAATCACAAATGCGATTAAATATTCCGAAAAGAATACTGAAATAGAAATTCAGATAGCTAAAAATAATGGTGAAACAATAAAGACAAGCATTATTGA
Above is a genomic segment from Sediminibacterium sp. KACHI17 containing:
- a CDS encoding fumarylacetoacetate hydrolase family protein, producing MKIFCVGRNYADHAKELGNAVPEEPVIFMKPKSALLQPNAPFYYPEFTNELHYEAELVLRISKNGKYVQEHQASKYYDAITVGIDFTARDIQAELKKKGLPWEKAKAWDQSAVVGKWVPIQPELMRSPIQFSMKKNKELVQDGNTSHMIFSCDYIVAHISQYFSLNIGDLIFTGTPSGVGECVVGDILEGYLKEEKMFELEIK
- a CDS encoding thiamine pyrophosphate-dependent enzyme — protein: MVTAKSMCDTYDANRQICKYVHSTSRGHEAIQLATGMQLLPCDWVSPYYRDDSIMLSIGFQPYELMLQLLAKKEDPFSGGRSYYCHPSSRDENRPFIIHQSSATGMQAIPTTGLAQGIQYLEKTQHNKMPTTDGQLPIVVCSLGDGSVTEGEVSEALQFAVLKQLPIIYLVQDNQWSISASAEEVRAMNAYDYAQGFKGLRRWQCDGSDFIRSYETMAEAIAYTRTERKPALVHAKVPLLGHHTSGVRREFYRSREDLLKHGLYDPLPKLRLLLTDVGIAEHVITDIEKQAEEKVQADFQRAQTAPDPDPRSVEEHVFAPTPITEEKGQRSPKNGEKVLMVDAALHAIEELMEEYPEAILYGQDVGARLGGVFREAATLGEKFGEHRVFNTAIQEAYIVGSTAGLSALGIKPMVEVQFADYIYPGFNQLVTELSKSCYLSNGKFPVGMVLRVPTGAYGGGGPYHSGSVESTLLTIKGIKVVYPSNTADMKGLLKAAFHDPNPVVMLEHKGLYWSKVPGTEDAKMVEPSRDYLLPLGKANIVLAADISRVKKGETVCIITYGMGVYWAKAAAAQFPGQVEIVDLRTLHPLDEEMIFNQVKKHGKVLVLSEEQQNNSFAEALALRITNHCYHFLDARVEVMGALNLPAVPINLVLEAAMLPNAQTVQERIAKLLAY
- a CDS encoding HAMP domain-containing sensor histidine kinase, coding for MYIPRAIRSILDIGIHAALDPIELKKTRVLNLCVTLGMLHNLIFIPINIYEGHYWNVGLLTLNTTGGLIFLFINYYKYIQTARLILNILSTASICLSAIKFQNGNEYFLIANLVIINIIFKRPILITLLSAITIFCFVFIRITDTTIWMIEAFPEYRVNINMTSALILAFLGLLYYRYEQIFYEKELQESQLNLEKKNAELSESNTTKEKLFSIIAHDLRSPIAQLRNTLDLVNKQLLTSEEFNKLTEHISLQVKQLQGGLDNLLKWSNSQLEGIEAKPQKVDFNQMISLVLSLMQAELENKEIKVNVRSEGGPIWADPDHLQLVLRNLLSNAIKYSFKNHSIDIHHYTRNHEVIISIADQGDGMDKALRDHVFSSANIVSKRGTMNEKGTGLGLKLCKEFVEKNSGRIWVEENQPKGSIFFVSFPATI
- a CDS encoding HAMP domain-containing sensor histidine kinase, with protein sequence MISFIKIRSVGKRIAISIGLLFCIAFLDLFISPEVTIAPLYVIPLILFADEERISSTYCILFAILIPFIWSFIDYHKHDYTKELFHIVNALTKGFLTVILVIGIRQYKFLKATKIELAASKESLEQTNSELNKFIGMAAHDIRNPIGSILMCTEMMLEDENTAEESKEWLSMIRITAQNSLDIVSDTLNISKIQSGTIDLVIQKLDYKQLINDVVVSNQFMANQKGQKIIVKAEDTQLEVNCDKGRITQVLNNLITNAIKYSEKNTEIEIQIAKNNGETIKTSIIDHGLGIDAKYHDKLFDPFVTTDNKPTNNESKTGLGLAIVKKIVELHHGNIGFTSEVGKGSTFFFELPVYSD
- the pth gene encoding aminoacyl-tRNA hydrolase, producing the protein MNKFLIVGLGNIGEEYKHTRHNIGFDVVSAFVLKHGGFFKLDRLAEVAEVKWKGRLFICIKPTTYMNLSGKAMKYWMDKEGVDISRTLTIVDDLALPLSKLRLRGSGSDAGHNGLKDIQLTLGTDQYPKLRFGIGNQFPKGRQVEFVLGKWLPDEQKIIQAKIDRSVEIIESFATVGLEKTMSQVNNLNFL